The Skermanella rosea sequence GCTCCAGATGCCAGGACAGCAGCACGGCCACGGCCGTGGCCGCCATGAAGGCGCCCGTGCCGACCATGATGCCGGCCTGGGAATTGGTCACGAAGAAGACCGCAAGCGGCCCCGCTTCGATCAGGAGTCTGGTCAGTTGGTTCACGTTTCCTACATAGCGGCGGCGCGTCGGCTCTCAAAGAGAAAACAGCGTGCCGGCGGCGAAGGATGCCCGGCGCGCGCCCAGGCACGCCGGGTCCTCGCATCCGTTACATCCGGTCGCGGTCGCCGCGCGGGCCGTCGCCATGGCCATGCCCGTGCCCATGTCCGTGACGCGGTCCGTGGCCGAACTCGCCGAAGCCGCCCGGCCCGTGGCGCATCATGCGCTCCATCATCTCGTCGGCGGTCTTCTTCTGCTCGTCGGAGAAGCCGGCGTAGAGCTGGTCGAGCGCGGGGCGGATCTGGCGGACCTGTTCGAGCCGGGCCGTCATCATCTCCTCCATCCGCTTTGCCCGTTCCGGCAGGGTCGCGGGCCGGGTGAAGGCCTCGGGGTTCTCGCAGCGCTGCTTCATCGGTCCTTCGCTGTTCCTGACCGCCTGGGCGAAGCTGTCCCAAGCCGCGCGCTGAGCGTCGGTGATCTTCAGGCGGGTCTCCGCGAAGGCCAGCATGCCGGCGATGCGGGCGTCCAGGTTCTCGCACATCCGCTCGAAGCGCGGGCCGGGACCACCGGGGCCGCCAGGGCCGCCGCCGGGGCCACCGGGACCGCCCTGGGCGAAGACCGGCACGGCTGCCGCGAGCATGGTGCCGAGCACGGCGGTTGCCAAAACGGTACGCTTCATCTTGTATCTCCATCTGTCCTGCGAAGCGGGTCGTCGCTTCGATGACCTGAAGATGGGGCGCGACCTTTGCCGTTTGATGTCTCCGGCAAGGGCATTTGGTAACGCTGTGTAACCGGCGGCGCCGCTGTAACGATCCGTTACAACAATTACCTTACCCCTTCGACCAGCCCTGAACGAAGATGCCGGCCATGGACAAGCAGCCCCACCTCCTCGTGGTCGACGACGACCGGGAAATCCGCACCCTGATCTCCCAGTTCCTCAGCAGGCACGGCTACCGCGTGTCGAGCGCCCGGGACGGGGCGGAGATGATGCAGGTGCTGGAGACGTCGCGCATCGACCTGATCGTGCTCGACCTGATGATGCCCGGCGAGGACGGGTTGGCGCTGTGCCGACGGTTGCGCGCCCAGCCCGGGGCGGCGGGCGCCGTCCCCATCATCATGCTGACCGCCATGGGCGAGGAGACGGACCGGATCGTCGGGCTGGAGATGGGAGCAGACGATTACCTGGCGAAGCCCTTCAACCCACGCGAGCTGCTGGCCCGCGCCAAGGCGGTGCTTCGCCGTTCCACCGGCCTGCCGGTCGGCGCGGCGGCGGAGCCCGCCAGCCGCGGCCTGACCTTCGAAGGGTGGCGGCTGGACGTCGCGAAGCGGGAGTTGTGGTCGCCCGACGGCGTGCTGGTCCAGCTCAGCGCCGGCGAGTTCGACCTGCTGGTCGCCTTCGTCGAGCATCCCCAGCGGGTGCTGAACCGCGATCAGCTGCTCGACCTCGCGCGCGGGCGCACCGCCATGCCGTTCGACCGCAGCGTCGACGTCCAGGTCAGCCGGCTGCGCCGCAAGATCGAGCCGGATCCGAAGGAGCCCACCCTGATCAAGACGGTGCGCAGCGGCGGCTACATCTTCACCCCGACCGTCACGAAGGCCTGACATGTGGGAGCCTTTCAAGCGGCGGTTCCTTCCGGCGGGGATCGCGGTCCGGCTCGGTCTGACGGTGCTTATGGCGCTGGTGCTGACCCAGGCGGTCAGCGCGCTGGTGTATGTGACCGACCGCGGCGAAGGCCATCCGCGCCATGGCCCGCGGGAGATGGTCGAGCGGGTGGCGGCCATCGTCCGTCTGGCCGACGAGACCCCGCCCCAGTTCCGGCCGCGGGTGGTGCGCGCGGTGGATGCTCCCGGCCTGGAGGTGGAGTGGCGGCCCAGGGCGCCGGAAATCCGCCAGAACCAAGTGGGCTTTCCCCTGGACGGCTTCCGCCGGAGGCTGCGCAACGCGCTGGAGGAC is a genomic window containing:
- a CDS encoding Spy/CpxP family protein refolding chaperone, with protein sequence MKRTVLATAVLGTMLAAAVPVFAQGGPGGPGGGPGGPGGPGPRFERMCENLDARIAGMLAFAETRLKITDAQRAAWDSFAQAVRNSEGPMKQRCENPEAFTRPATLPERAKRMEEMMTARLEQVRQIRPALDQLYAGFSDEQKKTADEMMERMMRHGPGGFGEFGHGPRHGHGHGHGHGDGPRGDRDRM
- a CDS encoding response regulator, which translates into the protein MDKQPHLLVVDDDREIRTLISQFLSRHGYRVSSARDGAEMMQVLETSRIDLIVLDLMMPGEDGLALCRRLRAQPGAAGAVPIIMLTAMGEETDRIVGLEMGADDYLAKPFNPRELLARAKAVLRRSTGLPVGAAAEPASRGLTFEGWRLDVAKRELWSPDGVLVQLSAGEFDLLVAFVEHPQRVLNRDQLLDLARGRTAMPFDRSVDVQVSRLRRKIEPDPKEPTLIKTVRSGGYIFTPTVTKA